The Glycine soja cultivar W05 chromosome 8, ASM419377v2, whole genome shotgun sequence genome has a window encoding:
- the LOC114424247 gene encoding furostanol glycoside 26-O-beta-glucosidase-like, translating to MEILSSSRICKIILTILSVVLLYNVSTKAQDLQSRSHFPKPGSSFPSDFLFGAGTSALQVEGAASEGGRGPSVWDDRVNHGDKFPTMIQHYRRYKEDVQHLKNLGINSYRMSISWSRLLPDGTIKGGINQEGVDFYNLLIDELLANGITPFVTILHFDYPLAIHKNTGGFLNSSIVNYYKDYCELLFKTYGDRVKHWTTVNEPQVVGLFTYMHAYDNDDPEPCQTTKLCKQAYIVVHNYILCHAAAVKLYREKFYETQGGEIGLVLGSQSFEPYSSKSEDVAAAKRLMDFFMGWILDPVVYGDYPKIMRDLVGNRLPNFTEEEKNFVAGSTDFIGINYYTSHFAKHETNKTNMILSDNYDALGISVDFNAEGKTLGYLDKYGGNFVYPKGLYDVLQHIKKKYQNPNIYITENGIASFNITNPLKDTHRIKYLATHLNSTKAAIDNGVRVRGYFVWAAFDTFEFRAGFSQNWGLIHVDFKHDLMRQPTTAAKWYKRFLNHVI from the exons ATGGAGATTTTGTCATCTTCTagaatttgtaaaattattctGACAATCTTGTCTGTTGTTTTGCTTTACAACGTATCAACTAAAGCTCAAG ATTTACAAAGCCGTTCTCACTTTCCAAAACCAGGATCATCATTTCCATCTGACTTCTTGTTTGGAGCAGGAACATCTGCTTTACAG GTTGAAGGAGCAGCTAGTGAAGGAGGAAGAGGACCAAGTGTCTGGGATGATAGAGTTAACC ACGGTGATAAGTTTCCTACAATGATTCAGCATTATAGGCGATACAAG GAAGACGTTCAACATTTGAAGAATCTTGGAATAAATTCTTACAGAATGTCCATTTCATGGAGTAGACTTTTACCtg ATGGAACCATAAAAGGAGGTATAAATCAAGAGGGTGTTGACTTTTACAACCTTTTGATCGATGAATTACTTGCAAATG GCATTACACCCTTCGTGACGATCTTGCACTTTGACTATCCTCTTGCTATTCACAAAAACACTGGCGGCTTCTTGAATAGCTCCATTGT CAATTATTACAAGGATTATTGCGAACtcctttttaaaacatatgGAGATCGAGTCAAGCATTGGACTACAGTTAATGAGCCTCAAGTTGTAGGTTTATTTACTTACATGCACGCCTATGATAATGATGATCCTGAACCATGCCAAACTACCAAGCTATGCAAACAAGCATATATTGTAGTTCATAATTACATCCTTTGCCATGCTGCAGCAGTGAAACTATACAGAGAAAAATTCTAT GAAACCCAAGGAGGAGAAATTGGACTTGTTCTTGGATCTCAAAGTTTTGAACCTTACAGTTCAAAATCAGAAGATGTGGCTGCTGCTAAAAGACTTATGGATTTCTTTATGGGATG GATTTTAGATCCAGTGGTCTATGGCGATTATCCAAAAATCATGAGAGACTTAGTAGGGAATAGGCTACCCAATTTCACAGAAGAGGAGAAAAATTTTGTTGCAGGAAGCACAGACTTCATTGGGATCAATTATTATACTTCTCATTTTGctaaacatgaaacaaacaaaacaaatatgattttatCAGACAATTATGATGCCTTAGGAATATCAGTAG ATTTTAATGCAGAAGGAAAAACCCTTGGTTACTTG GATAAATATGGAGGCAATTTTGTCTATCCTAAAGGATTATATGATGTCTTACAACACATTAAGAAAAAGTACCAAAATCCCAACATCTACATCACTGAGAATG GTATTGCTTCATTCAACATCACGAATCCATTGAAAGACACACACCGAATCAAATATTTGGCCACACATTTAAACTCCACCAAAGCAGCAATTGA CAATGGCGTAAGAGTTCGTGGTTACTTTGTGTGGGCTGCATTTGACACCTTTGAATTTCGAGCGGGGTTTTCTCAAAATTGGGGGCTTATTCATGTTGATTTTAAACATGATCTCATGCGTCAACCAACAACTGCTGCTAAATGGTACAAGAGATTCTTGAATCATGTAATTTGA